In Brienomyrus brachyistius isolate T26 chromosome 11, BBRACH_0.4, whole genome shotgun sequence, the DNA window GCCCTTTGGAGGTCACACAGCACCCCCCGGAGGTCAGACAGTGCCCTTTGGAGGTCACACGGCACCCCTCAGAGGTCAGACAGTGCCCTTTGGAGGTCACACGGCACCCCTCAGAGGTCAGACAGTGCACTTTGGAGGTCACACAGCACCCCCCGGAGGTCAGACAGTGCCCTTTGGAGGTCACACGGCACCCCTCGGAGGTCAGACAGTGCACTTTGGAGGTCACACAGCACCCCCCGGAGGTCAGACAGTGCACTTTGGAGGTCACACAGCACCCCCCGGAGGTCAGACAGTGCCCTTTGGAGGTCACACAGCACCCCCCGGAGGTCAGACAGTGCCCTTTGGAGGTCACACGGCACCCCCGGAGGTCAGACAGTGCAGTTTGGAGGTCACACGGCACCCCTCAGAGGTCAGACAGTGCCCTTTGGAGGTCACACGGCACCCCCCGGAGGTCAGACAGTGCCCTTTGGAGGTCACACGGCACCCCCCGGAGGTCAGACAGTGCACTTTGGAGGTCACACAGCACCCCCCCAGAGGTCAGACAGTGCCCTTTGAAGGTCACACGGCACCCCCCGGAGGTCAGACAGTGCCCTTTGGAGGTCACACGGCACCCCCCCGGAGGTCAGACAGTGCCCTTTGGAGGTCACACGGCACCCCCCGGAGGTCAGACAGTGCCCTTTGGAGGTCACACGGCACCCCCCAGAGGTCAGACAGTGCCCTTTGGAGGTCACACGGCACCCCCCAGAGGTCAGACAGTGCCCTTTGGAGGTCACACGGCACCCCCGGAGGTCAGACAGTGCCCTTTGGAGGTCACACGGCACCCCCCGGAGGTCAGACAGTGCAGTTTGGAGGTCACACGGCACCCCCCGGAGGTCAGACAGTGCAGTTTGGAGGTCACACGGCACCCCCCGGAGGTCAGACAGTGCCCTTTGGAGGTCACACGGCACCCCCCAGAGGTCAGACAGTGCCCTTTGGAGGTCACACGGCACCCCTCAGAGGTCAGACAGTGCCCTTTGGAGGTCACACGGCACCCCCCAGAGGTCAGACAGTGCCCTTTGGAGGTCACACGGCACCCCCCGGAGGTCAGACAGTGCACTTTGGAGGTCACACAGCACCCCCCGGAGGTCAGACAGTGCCCTTTGGAGGTCACACGGCACCCCTCAGAGGTCAGACAGTGCCCTTTGAAGGTCACACGGCACCCCCCGGAGGTCAGACAGTGCACTTTGGAGGTCACACAGCACCCCCCGGAGGTCAGACAGTGCCCTTTGGAGGTCACACAGCACCCCCCGGAGGTCAGACAGTGCCCTTTGGAGGTCACACGGCACCCCCGGAGGTCAGACAGTGCAGTTTGGAGGTCACACGGCACCCCTCAGAGGTCAGACAGTGCCCTTTGGAGGTCACACAGCACCCCCCGGAGGTCAGACAGTGCCCTTTGGAGGTCACACGGCACCCCCCGGAGGTCAGACAGTGCACTTTGGAGGTCACACAGCACCCCCCGGAGGTCAGACAGTGCCCTTTGGAGGTCACACGGCACCCCCCGGAGGTCAGACAGTGCACTTTGGAGGTCACACAGCACCCCCCAGAGGTCAGACAGTGCAGTTTGGAGGTCACACGGCACCCCTCAGAGGTCAGACAGTGCCCTTTGGAGGTCACACAGCACCCCCCAGAGGTCAGACAGTGCCCTGCAGAGTTTACATGGCTCTGCACAGTTGTGCTTCACTCTGTCCTGTTtaccaacttttttttcccaaccCCCTTCTACCAACGGAGTGTCGGATGTGGTTTTTCTGTTTCTCCTACCTCCTTGGGTTGTCCAGGCGTTtccggaaccccccccccccccccaggaaactTGAAACCAACCTCTGGACAGCACGTGCTGTGCCCGCCCCCCCGAGCTGGCCTCCAATCCCCATTTCCCAGCCGTTTCACGCATGAGTCAGACAGACACTCCGTCCCTCCCTGTTTCCACTGGGGGGCTCTGCCCACCTTGTGGTACAGAGGATGCGTCAGCCCTGGAAATAACAATGGGGGGGGTGCTTCCTGAGAGACAGGAAGCCACTCGATTcccaagcttgggggggggggggggggcgtggtctCAGCGGGAACACCCCCATAAGCGCAGCAGTACTGCCTGTTTGCGCTTGGCCTCCTGGGTATGAGCTGTTTATGTCGGGCTTTTCAGAGTCTTTGAGGGGGGAGTTGATGTCAGGCAAGGTTGACCGTAGCAGTAAGTAAGCAGGGGTGACTTACCCTCACTGTCTTGGTGTGTGCGGACAGGTGGTGGTCGATACGGCACAGATGGAGAGTAAGGAGGCGTACGCCCCGCACATCACCCTGGAGGGGGGCACGTTTGTGGTCCAGGTTCCTTCCACATGGTAAGAGTGAAACGTCACCATTAAGAAGCGTGCATTTGTACAGGCATTCCTGCTGTTATCTACGTCAATCAGCTGGTATGCGATTGGTAATGGGGAAGACCCCGGTATAAAGCAGCTCCCTCAGTGGCCAATACACTGTTTCAACCCCCCACGGAGTAACACCTCAAGCACACTCAAACCGTGCGCTTTAGTTTTGGAAGGTCTCGTTTTAGGGGATGTAACGGAAAACTCTTGAATCAGAAATCTGGTCCAAGTATCACCAATATAACGGCATCATTTCAAACCATAAGTCTGACTTGAATTTAGAAGGAAATTGACGAAAAACTGGTTTATCTGTTACATTACAGATAAAtaaactttttggagaacataaggAACTCTTACTAGTGTTTATGTTTTAATCTTAATTTTCATACGTTCTAATGCTAAATAGTTagctaattttttttgttttgccaaaTAGCAAAAGTACACGTACTATCCAGataaatattaaacatttctttactaagacatttgcacagtactgtgtgcgtgtgtgtgtttgtgtatctgtATATATCTACATAAGTGTACCCACTGCTTTCACTTTTCCTTTCACTTTGGAGATGTTCTCTCACACCTGTAGTTTGCAGGTGACTTGATGATTTTCAGCACTTTCTTGCTGTGATGAGAGAGTGTAGGTTTTgagccccatgctgggttgAATTTCGGCTTGATGTCTATGGCCGACTGATTGCGTCCACTGGTTTTCTCAGGCGGTGACTCGCTTACGGCGGGTTTTGAAGTCCCGTCTCTCTCCTCCTGTACCGTGTCTAGGTGCCTGAAGGAGGATCCAGCCACCATGTCCCTCCTGCAGCGCAGCCTGGACCCCGAGAAGACTCTTGGCCAGGTGGACGTTCTCTACACAGCTATCCTCGACCTCAACAGGTGGAAGGAGCGCAGGTATCAGAAAGTTCTTTCTGAGGATTGTATGGAGAGTGAACGCAGTTGTGTACCTCATAGCCCTGGATTGACCCGGTCCCTCCTCCTTCAGAAATCAAGTCCTGCCCACTATCCAGATGCAACTGCAGCGCGAGGCGCCCGACCTCCCACCCGGAAGCAGCTCCAAGTCTTCCGGTGGACTTCCCAAGACCATCTCCAAGCTCACCTCCAAGTTCACCAAGAAGGCCTCCTCTAGTGGCAGCAGCTACTCCATCCCCAGCACGCCCTCCCGCTCCCTCTTCTCTGCCACTGGCTCCGAGGACAAGACCAAAGCCCCGGGACCTCCAGATGGCCGGGTGCCTGGCGTTTTCCCGACAGGCAGCCTTCCGGGCACCCCTGACCCTGGTGGACCCCAGTTAGCCAACGGCTGCCCCGCCGACGACAAGAGCACAAACCTGCCCACGGACCAGGAGATGCAAGACGTCATCGATTTCCTCTCAGGGTTCAACATGGGCAGGTCCCAACAGGCCTCGCCCCTTGTCAAGAGGAGGAACTCCGTGGCGTCTGCTGGAGCAGCTGATCTGAAACCGCCCCCGGCGCCGGCAGCGCCCCCCCCTTCTGGCCCCCCCCACGGGGGACTGCAAGCACCACCACAGGTCATGCAACCCCAGCAGCAGccgcaacagcagcagcagcagagccATCCGGGCCAGCAGCCACCTTCCCAGCAAGCTTTGCAGTTCTACCAGCACCTCCTGCAGCCTATTGGCCAACATCAGCAGCCTCCACCCCCACAGCTTCAACATCAGAGGGTGGCATCCAAGTGGCTAGGCAGCCCAGGGCAGCACGCTGCGCCAGCCCCTCCAGCCGGCCTCTCCCCCATTGGACCTCTGAGCCAGTGGGGCTCTCCAGGGTTACCAGATCTCAGCTCCGACCTGTACAGCCTGGGTCTGGTCAGCAGCTATATGGACAGCATCATGTCAGAGATGCTGGGTCACAAGCCTCAGGGGCCGCGGAACAACACCTGGCCCAACCGCGAGCAGACTGATGGGGCCTTCGGCATGCTGGGAGATGTGCTGCCCTTTGACCCTGCTGGTGAGTTGGTCCTCTCAGACCTGGCAGGACTCTCTAaagcagtgaagcagtgctTCCCAGTCGGTCTTCTCGGACCTGGCAGGACTCTTTAAAGCAGTGAAACCGCACTCTTTAACCGGTTTAGGCTCAGGACTCACTTATTTCCTTGGTCATTAAGTCACCActgaaatttttttaaaatttgaaCCAAATTTATTTCATGAAAAATTTGCACAGTAATAGTAAATATAACAGTTGCAGTGGCACATTGTATCCATGCActgttaaaaaacaaaaataatattaatagaAATAATACCATGACCCGATTTTGGGTGACGACCCACCAGTTGACAAACCCAGCTCCTGTAGACCACTTCTGGCCATTCAGGATTTTGTGCTGTTACCGTCAGTTTGCATTTGAGCATTTCCAACAGCAGGTaaccaaaaacacacacaaaacgaAATACCCATTTCCAAATTACGTTGCTACTTTTGTTAATATAAAACTGATTTGACTATCACTTGACATAAGCGGACAAAGTTCTTTTAGCTGCGACTGTGTTCAGCGTATCTGTATACAGTGTATCTGTAAAGCGGACGCTGAtgttcagctgcctgtatgaGGGGGCTTGTTTATTGAGGTTACTAAGTATGACTTTATGACCCCTCATTAAGCGGCACTTGGGGCACAGGGGCTCTTTGTGAATGAATCAGACTGATTTTCTGTGTGCTGGGTGAAGTGTCCCCCTCACTCTCTGGCGGTGGAGACCACAATGCCTTGCGTATGTAACTGGTTCGGTCGAGGCAGGGCATATTTGTCAAGGAAATCCAGCTGTATGGcaaacacagggcagacagtcaGGGCTCCCTAATGCTTTGTGTGCTTGGCATAGCATTCAGAGCTCAGCTGGGTGCCATGTCACAACAAAGACCGCAGTATTCTCTGATTAAAAGAAAATGTACATCCAGCACCAATACCCTGTCACCTTGACAATACAGTCAGTAGAGGGCCAACCATTGAAGAGCTAGAAATGTTACCTGTATCTTTACACTTTATTCTATTTATTAAACTGTGCACTCCGCTTTCGATAAGCGTCTCTGGAAGATAATTTGGAGTGTTGTCTTGCTTTACAGAAATAGTACCTTGAATATTTGTGGgccaaaatgtaatttcatttaaatgaattaattttTATGTGAAATGAACCTGAATGCTGTGCAGTTAGACCCAGCGCCACGAATCTGCGTTGCTCTGACTGAGCACGGCCCTTCGCTCTTGGCCCCATAGATACATGTGGGATTGGTGGGCGCTACGTTGGTAAACAATGGCAAGTGTGTCTCATTTAGCCTAAGAAATATGTGAGTTGGAACACAGCTTGTCATAGCCCTGTTTCACTTCTGTTATCAGATCCTTTCCCcgcatttcaggtatttttggcATTTTGGCTGTTAAcctgtaatggaatatatttcATCATATCATTAGCGGCATGCCCAGATTGTCAAGATTAATATCTCTGtgtgaaacttttttttattctcctttaATGttttggaattaaaaaaaaaaaatacaatcatTGATTTGGTCAAAGCAAGACTACTCAAAGGAGAAAGAGGGTAGATTAAATCATCTTTAATTTTGTCACCTAGCATGTGATGGAAGAGAGTCGACGTAATTTGCTAAGCTGGCTAAAAGCAGCGATGCTGCTGCCTGAATCGGTTATTTAACAGTGCAGGACACCCTGTAAAACAGTCTATTTCGTTTGACACATTCAGATTTGTATCGGAGGCAGCATGGGTATTACGGAGTGTAAACACAGCTCTGGATTGTACGCGTGCCTGATTTACTTAGTGGTAACGCTTAGTGGTAATTGGATGACTGACATTGACAATGATGTATAGTCAGCTCACTGGTAAACAGCTGGCCTGGATTAGCCTTGCACCAAACGCCCTTGGTGGTGACATCATGGCATCTTCCATGAGCGCTTACCTGCTggtagcctggagcctgtcccaagcAGCAGAGAATAGGAGAACATGCTGTGTGGGACAAAAGTCCATTGCAggtcttacacacacacagacacttttGCATCCATATTTATGCGGGGAACGactgtacccagaggaaaccagcTCAACAAAGGGAGAAcattctagggagtttttccctgCCTGTTTCCTTGCTCACTGGCGGCTCCGGGCACAgataatgtaaagcactttgagacaatataatgttgtgaaaatgtgctatacaaataaaatga includes these proteins:
- the LOC125751872 gene encoding MAGE-like protein 2 codes for the protein MVSSEAVPHGGQCSLEVTRHPPEVRQCSLEVTQHPPEVRQCSLEVTRHPPEVRQCPLEVTRHPPEVRQCPLEVTRHPPEVRQCSLEVTRHPSEVRQCPLKVTRHPPEVRQCPLEVTRHPPEVRQCPLEVTRHPPEVRQCSLEVTRHPPEVRQCSLEVTRHPSEVRQCPLEVTRHPPEVRQCPLKVTRHPPEVRQCTLEVTQHPPEVRQCPLEVTQHPPEVRQCSLEVTRHPSEVRQCPLEVTQHPPEVRQCPLEVTRHPPEVRQCPLEVTRHPPEVRQCTLEVTQHPPEVRQCSLEVTRHPSEVRQCPLEVTQHPPEVRQCPAEFTWLCTVVLHSVLFTNFFFPTPFYQRSVGCGFSVSPTSLGCPGVSGTPPPPPGNLKPTSGQHVLCPPPRAGLQSPFPSRFTHESDRHSVPPCFHWGALPTLWYRGCVSPGNNNGGGAS